In Juglans microcarpa x Juglans regia isolate MS1-56 chromosome 7D, Jm3101_v1.0, whole genome shotgun sequence, the following are encoded in one genomic region:
- the LOC121239904 gene encoding monofunctional riboflavin biosynthesis protein RIBA 3, chloroplastic: protein MDSALFPHPLFSLHVFTSSRWHRSLAACQSTGFYLYKHRLLNHPCLGTRISEVGAGNLYDDSTLKGTENGSLLGSFDESASAPFGTLDAEITPETIDFFVSDAEGDPDCPSDGYSSIEQALNTLRQGKFVIVVDDESGDVEGNLIMAATFTSPRDVAFMVKHGSGIVSVGMKEEDLQRLKLPLMSPDTEDEDSSAPTFTITVDAKTGTSTGVSSSDRAKTVHALSSPESKPEHFRRPGHVFPLKYRNGGVLRRAGHTEASVDLVSLAGLRPVSVLSAVVDEDDGSMASLPILRKLALEHSIPIVSITDLIRYRRKRENLVERTAISRLPTKWGLFQAHCYRSKLDRTEHVAVVKGNIGHGEDVLVRVHSECLTGDIFGSARCDCGNQLDLAMQLIEQAGRGVVVYLRGHEGRGIGLGHKLRAYNLQDQGHDTVQANIELGLAVDAREYGIGAQILRDIGVRTMRLMTNNPAKFTGLKGYGLAVIGRVPVMTPITEENKKYLETKRTKMGHVYGSDIQGPLA, encoded by the exons ATGGATTCTGCTTTGTTTCCTCATCCCTTGTTTTCCCTGCATGTCTTCACCAGCTCACG ATGGCACCGATCCTTGGCGGCTTGTCAGAGCACGGGATTTTACCTATACAAGCACAGGTTATTGAATCATCCTTGTTTGGGTACTAGGATTTCTGAAGTTGGTGCCGGAAACCTGTATGATGACAGCACTTTGAAGGGGACTGAAAATGGCTCTCTGTTGGGCTCCTTTGACGAGTCGGCTTCAGCACCATTTGGGACACTAGACGCTGAAATTACTCCAGAAACCATTGATTTCTTTGTCAGCGATGCTGAGGGTGACCCTGACTGTCCATCCGACGGATACTCTTCGATTGAGCAGGCGCTTAATACACTACGCCAAGGAAAG TTTGTGATTGTTGTAGATGATGAAAGTGGAGATGTTGAAGGAAACCTTATCATGGCAGCAACTTTTACAAGTCCCAGGGACGTAGCCTTTATGGTTAAGCACGGATCAGGAATTGTTTCGGTGGGTATGAAAGAGGAGGATCTTCAAAGACTGAAGCTTCCTCTAATGTCGCCAGACACTGAAGATGAAGACTCTTCTGCCCCCACTTTCACAATCACAGTG GATGCAAAAACTGGCACTTCAACTGGAGTATCATCTTCGGACAGGGCAAAGACTGTTCATGCCCTCTCATCTCCCGAGTCTAAGCCAGAACACTTCCGAAGGCCGGGTCATGTTTTTCCTCTCAAGTACAGAAATGGAGGGGTTCTTAGAAGAGCTGGTCACACTGAGGCTTCTGTAGATTTAGTTTCACTGGCTGGCTTGCGACCAGTTTCCGTTCTTTCTGCTGTTGTTGACGAAGATGATGGTTCCATGGCGTCTTTGCCCATTTTAAGGAAGTTGGCGTTGGAGCACAGCATTCCAATTGTGTCTATAACTGATTTAATTAG GTACAGGAGAAAGAGGGAGAATTTGGTTGAAAGGACTGCTATTTCACGTTTGCCCACAAAATGGGGTCTATTTCAGGCACACTGCTATCGCTCAAAGCTAGATAGAACAGAACATGTAGCGGTTGTAAAG GGAAACATTGGCCATGGAGAAGATGTTTTAGTAAGGGTTCATTCAGAGTGTTTAACAGGGGATATATTTGGTTCAGCTCGCTGTGATTGTGGTAACCAGTTGGATTTGGCGATGCAGTTAATAGAGCAAGCTGGTAGAGGTGTTGTTGTTTACCTTCGAGGTCATGAAGGAAGAGGAATAGGCCTAGGTCACAAACTTCGGGCCTATAATTTGCAGGATCAAGGCCATGACACAGTCCAGGCCAATATAGAACTTGGCCTAGCTGTTGATGCACGCGAGTATGGCATTGGTGCCCAG ATTCTAAGAGACATTGGAGTTCGAACAATGCGGCTAATGACCAATAATCCGGCCAAGTTCACTGGTCTGAAGGGGTACGGCTTGGCAGTCATTGGGCGGGTTCCTGTCATGACGCCTATTACAGAGGAAAACAAGAAGTACTTGGAAACCAAACGAACCAAGATGGGTCATGTTTACGGGTCTGATATACAAGGACCATTAGCCTGA